A part of Methanobacterium bryantii genomic DNA contains:
- the cofC gene encoding 2-phospho-L-lactate guanylyltransferase codes for MEKTFAVIPVSKFTDAKTRLSPKLTPLERENLLKSMLKDVIGVLSGLVDNIIVISSDDDVLNFVKKLGVETFKEKGVTDLNGALTQAIQHYSNFCSNIFIVPSDVPLIKKNHVKDILNRSQEFDVVIAPSKGGGTNALLCPTSFCVKFGDYSFFEHIDEAKLRGLSHSIYDSFYLSMDVNTAEDLGEIMLHGKGTEAKDYLKKVQLKVKSNHGSERLDVSREATI; via the coding sequence ATGGAAAAAACATTTGCTGTAATCCCAGTATCAAAATTTACAGATGCAAAAACAAGATTATCCCCTAAGTTAACGCCATTGGAACGTGAAAATTTATTAAAATCCATGTTAAAAGATGTAATTGGAGTTTTAAGCGGGTTAGTAGACAATATAATAGTTATAAGCTCTGATGATGATGTTTTAAATTTTGTAAAAAAACTCGGCGTTGAAACCTTTAAGGAAAAAGGAGTTACTGATTTAAATGGTGCATTAACTCAGGCAATTCAACACTATTCTAATTTTTGCAGTAATATATTTATAGTACCCTCTGACGTGCCTTTAATTAAAAAGAATCATGTTAAAGATATATTAAATAGAAGTCAAGAATTTGATGTTGTCATTGCTCCTTCAAAAGGTGGAGGTACAAATGCACTTCTATGCCCTACTTCCTTTTGTGTGAAATTCGGAGATTACAGCTTCTTTGAACATATAGATGAAGCTAAACTAAGAGGACTTTCACACAGCATTTATGATTCCTTTTATTTATCCATGGATGTGAATACAGCAGAAGACCTCGGAGAAATAATGCTACATGGAAAAGGAACTGAAGCAAAAGACTATTTAAAGAAAGTACAGCTTAAAGTTAAATCTAACCATGGATCTGAAAGGTTGGATGTTAGCCGAGAGGCCACCATATGA
- the thiD gene encoding bifunctional hydroxymethylpyrimidine kinase/phosphomethylpyrimidine kinase, translated as MIAMSIAGFDPSGGAGILNDIKTFSAFGVYGTAVITALTAQNINKVEGVQPVDVQFIEKQIDTILKQEKIEFAKTGMLYSDKIIKTVAQKTTEYGLKVVVDPVMIAGSGGHLSQKDFARSLKKYLLPVATLTTPNIHEAQEISGVKIENTEDSIEAALKIGETCNVVVTGGHLEGTDVLFDGSIKVIEGELVESNNTHGSGCTYSSAITASIINGDNIETAVKKAGKFVKESIKYGSMGTLNQFWKCNSLNF; from the coding sequence ATGATCGCGATGTCCATTGCGGGCTTTGACCCTTCAGGCGGTGCTGGAATTTTAAATGATATCAAGACTTTTTCTGCATTTGGTGTTTATGGAACTGCCGTAATAACAGCCCTCACTGCTCAAAATATAAATAAAGTAGAGGGAGTTCAGCCAGTTGATGTGCAGTTCATTGAAAAACAAATTGATACAATCTTAAAACAGGAAAAAATTGAATTTGCAAAGACAGGGATGCTTTACTCTGATAAAATCATAAAAACAGTTGCCCAAAAAACTACCGAGTATGGACTAAAAGTGGTGGTTGATCCTGTAATGATCGCAGGCTCTGGGGGGCACCTGTCCCAAAAAGACTTTGCCAGATCTTTAAAAAAATATCTTCTACCTGTTGCTACATTAACCACCCCCAATATACATGAAGCCCAGGAAATTTCAGGAGTTAAAATAGAGAATACAGAAGATTCCATAGAGGCTGCACTTAAAATTGGAGAAACATGTAATGTTGTAGTTACTGGAGGGCATCTTGAAGGAACTGATGTCCTTTTCGATGGTTCCATAAAGGTTATAGAAGGGGAACTTGTGGAAAGTAACAATACACACGGCAGCGGCTGTACCTATTCATCTGCAATTACTGCATCCATTATAAATGGAGATAACATAGAAACTGCTGTTAAAAAGGCAGGAAAATTTGTAAAAGAAAGTATTAAATATGGAAGCATGGGAACTTTAAATCAGTTCTGGAAATGTAATAGTTTAAACTTTTAA
- a CDS encoding PadR family transcriptional regulator has translation MENHDQFHDHEHHDPFHKNINEMINEMQKLGGLRIWIMHVLDENGPTNGAEIMVAVQAHTNLSPNGPYKNAGPLPGSIYPMLKKMVSEDLINKNSEGQYNLTEYGRKLNSKLMGRFHVDRQENNIRKVWSIENILTEIENDLSYLEDIKTEKLTTRKERIKNLAERINEINKSLE, from the coding sequence ATGGAAAATCATGACCAATTTCATGACCATGAACACCATGACCCCTTTCATAAAAATATTAATGAAATGATTAATGAAATGCAAAAATTAGGTGGTTTAAGAATATGGATAATGCATGTTTTGGATGAAAATGGACCTACAAATGGTGCTGAAATTATGGTAGCAGTGCAGGCTCACACTAATTTAAGCCCAAACGGTCCTTATAAAAACGCAGGCCCTTTACCAGGTTCAATATATCCTATGCTAAAGAAAATGGTGTCTGAAGATCTTATCAACAAAAATTCAGAAGGGCAATATAATTTGACAGAATATGGACGAAAACTAAACTCTAAACTCATGGGACGTTTCCATGTAGATCGTCAGGAAAATAATATTCGAAAGGTATGGTCAATAGAAAACATTTTAACTGAAATTGAAAACGATTTATCATATTTAGAGGACATTAAAACAGAGAAACTCACTACTAGAAAGGAGAGAATAAAAAACTTGGCTGAAAGAATTAATGAAATTAACAAATCATTAGAATAA
- a CDS encoding ABC transporter ATP-binding protein, whose protein sequence is MAEYTIELNNLTKKFGDFTAVDDLSLTVKKGEIFGFLGPNGAGKSTTIRMLCTLAQPTSGSAKVAGYDIVKDSEKVRENIGLVAEKMIMYDRLTAAENLRFFGKLYDMPKQKLEKRIDELLELVDMQKWKHTQIATFSTGMKQRINVIRALLPEPKILFMDEPTLGLDPQTTFSIRDITRKINESGVTVILTTHAMVEAEALSDRVAIIDHGKVAALDTSQNLKNLISKSNVSIFGAKITNLTPELIEKINSLDVVVTVSQQDDHNLKISANGTDALNHIIDVIRHEGGNISVITNSNESTLEDVFLAVTGKEIRDEASKKSSIAYYDPHESAAKSRVR, encoded by the coding sequence ATGGCTGAATACACTATAGAATTAAATAACCTGACTAAAAAGTTTGGTGATTTTACAGCAGTGGATGATTTATCGCTGACTGTAAAGAAAGGAGAAATATTTGGTTTTTTAGGCCCAAATGGTGCAGGCAAGAGTACTACTATAAGAATGCTATGTACACTCGCCCAACCTACATCTGGCTCTGCTAAGGTTGCAGGCTATGATATTGTTAAAGATTCCGAAAAAGTTCGAGAAAACATTGGATTAGTTGCAGAGAAGATGATCATGTACGACAGGCTCACTGCAGCTGAAAACCTCAGGTTTTTTGGAAAACTTTATGATATGCCCAAGCAAAAACTGGAGAAAAGAATTGATGAGCTGCTTGAACTTGTTGATATGCAGAAATGGAAACATACACAGATAGCCACATTCTCTACAGGTATGAAACAGCGGATTAATGTTATCCGGGCACTGCTGCCAGAGCCTAAAATTCTTTTCATGGATGAGCCAACACTTGGCCTTGACCCACAGACAACATTTTCCATAAGAGATATTACAAGAAAAATCAACGAGAGTGGGGTGACAGTTATATTAACGACACATGCTATGGTAGAAGCAGAAGCTCTGAGTGACCGTGTTGCTATTATAGACCATGGAAAAGTTGCTGCTCTTGATACTTCACAAAATCTGAAGAATCTAATATCAAAAAGTAATGTATCTATATTTGGCGCTAAAATTACGAATCTGACACCTGAATTGATTGAGAAGATTAATTCACTTGATGTGGTTGTTACTGTTTCACAACAGGATGACCACAATTTGAAAATAAGTGCTAATGGTACAGATGCCCTTAACCATATCATCGATGTTATCCGTCACGAAGGTGGTAACATCTCCGTTATAACCAATAGTAATGAATCAACTCTAGAAGATGTTTTCCTGGCTGTTACAGGTAAGGAAATACGTGACGAGGCCAGTAAAAAATCTTCCATTGCATACTATGATCCCCATGAATCTGCTGCTAAATCAAGGGTGAGGTGA
- a CDS encoding ABC transporter permease yields the protein MTKEMIELKRDKMTIAGMIVMPLIFLLLFGFIFPSGSTHENVQMGLVNLDQGAGSNEFITQMETMNNQLATSKNSSYMSFTNYSSVDTAKTAINQGKISGAFVIPPGFSNNVTNGQPANVIINIDNSNPQVAGTVEQVSSGTVSGLNGIIANASVLKLGNEANQQINPQAVIARYTPNIENTIPGASNYFNFLVPGLMVMIGMMRVMDSIPETISKEKELGTFDGLLSAPVHHISVLLGKTMALTIRGLVECLFVLIFAVLLFGVTVHGNMLLVFVMTFLGLFSFIGIGFMAVALAKDQGGASTIMDLLMFPMMFLSGVIFPIQQMPWIMQEISKLSPLTYAGDAMRKIMLLNANVADVSTDIIIVLVFGIVTLAIALPLFSRSVKD from the coding sequence ATGACTAAGGAAATGATCGAGTTAAAACGTGACAAAATGACGATAGCAGGAATGATTGTCATGCCTTTGATTTTCCTACTATTGTTTGGCTTCATTTTCCCAAGTGGTAGCACACATGAAAATGTTCAAATGGGGCTGGTCAACTTGGATCAAGGTGCCGGAAGTAATGAATTCATAACACAAATGGAAACTATGAATAACCAACTGGCAACTAGTAAAAATAGCAGTTATATGAGCTTTACTAATTATTCTAGCGTTGATACAGCTAAAACAGCTATTAACCAAGGAAAAATAAGTGGTGCATTTGTCATACCTCCGGGATTCTCAAATAATGTGACGAATGGACAACCTGCAAATGTTATAATTAATATAGATAACAGTAATCCTCAAGTTGCCGGGACAGTTGAGCAAGTGTCATCAGGCACCGTAAGTGGGTTAAATGGAATAATAGCAAATGCTAGTGTTTTAAAATTGGGTAATGAAGCAAATCAGCAAATTAATCCCCAAGCTGTAATAGCTCGTTATACTCCAAATATTGAAAATACTATACCTGGTGCCTCCAACTACTTCAATTTCCTAGTACCTGGACTGATGGTCATGATTGGTATGATGCGTGTTATGGATAGTATTCCTGAAACAATCTCTAAAGAAAAGGAATTAGGCACATTTGATGGATTGTTATCTGCACCAGTTCACCATATCTCAGTTCTTCTTGGAAAAACGATGGCACTGACCATAAGAGGATTAGTAGAATGTTTATTTGTACTAATATTTGCAGTCCTACTCTTTGGAGTGACTGTACATGGAAACATGCTACTGGTATTTGTCATGACTTTCCTTGGCCTTTTCAGCTTTATAGGAATCGGATTTATGGCTGTAGCCCTAGCTAAAGATCAAGGAGGTGCTTCAACAATCATGGATCTACTCATGTTCCCTATGATGTTTCTGAGTGGTGTAATATTTCCTATACAACAGATGCCTTGGATCATGCAGGAGATTTCAAAGTTGAGTCCTTTGACCTATGCAGGCGATGCTATGCGTAAAATAATGCTCTTAAATGCAAATGTGGCAGACGTATCCACCGATATAATTATAGTATTGGTTTTTGGTATTGTTACATTGGCTATTGCATTACCGTTATTCAGTAGATCAGTGAAAGACTAG
- a CDS encoding universal stress protein, whose protein sequence is MNPKIFVNKNFGGSSMYKKILLPTDGSESSKRAGEHAISLADVTGADIIVLNVIDVNYLQPSYLPSFREDLEKELRNEGKRAIAGFKKDLEDSQCKGMCKNIEFISKIDEGKPHEVILETMDNEDVDVVIMGASGKHGLDRVLLGSTTERVIRETKRPVLVVP, encoded by the coding sequence TTGAACCCAAAAATTTTTGTTAACAAAAATTTTGGAGGTTCAAGTATGTATAAAAAAATTTTGTTACCTACAGACGGCTCGGAAAGTTCAAAAAGAGCAGGTGAACATGCTATATCACTTGCAGATGTAACCGGTGCAGATATTATTGTATTGAACGTAATCGATGTCAACTATCTGCAGCCCTCATATCTGCCGAGTTTTAGAGAGGATTTAGAAAAAGAATTGAGAAACGAAGGTAAAAGAGCTATTGCTGGATTTAAAAAGGATTTAGAAGATAGCCAGTGCAAAGGAATGTGTAAAAACATTGAATTCATATCTAAAATCGATGAAGGAAAGCCACATGAAGTGATACTCGAAACTATGGATAACGAAGATGTAGATGTTGTGATCATGGGGGCTTCAGGCAAACACGGTTTAGATAGGGTTTTACTTGGGAGTACAACTGAAAGAGTGATAAGAGAAACAAAGCGTCCTGTTCTGGTGGTTCCTTAA
- a CDS encoding MFS transporter yields MGNNVNKMSALLIATIASFLTPFMGSSVNIALPAIASEFATDAILLSWIPTAFLLTSAMFAVPFGRIADIHGMKKVFTSGIIIFTIASFLSAMAPSTLALIGFRVLQGIGSAMIFVTGLAIITSAFPPQERGKAIGINIAAVYTGLSLGPVLGGLITHYIGWRSLFYLMVPFGLLVIVLVFWKLREQEWAACKGEKFDLPGSVIYSTALVLVIFGFSSLPDIWGIAAIIAGVLLFLGFIRLELSIASPVLDMTLFFKNRAFAFSNMAALINYSATFAVTFLLSLYLQYVKGLSAQNAGLILIAQPIMMAIITPFAGRLSDRYEPRIMASVGMALVTLGLLIFAVISAQTTFEYIIIGLIVLGIGFGLFSSPNTNAIMGSVERRFFGVASATVSTMRLVGQVLSMGIAMLIFALLIGRVQILPAQYPALIQSIQITFIIFAVLCFGGIFASMARK; encoded by the coding sequence ATGGGTAACAATGTTAATAAAATGTCGGCTTTATTGATAGCTACTATAGCTTCCTTTTTAACTCCATTTATGGGTTCTTCTGTTAATATCGCACTTCCTGCAATTGCTTCTGAATTTGCTACAGATGCTATTTTGCTGAGCTGGATTCCAACAGCATTTCTATTAACATCAGCCATGTTTGCTGTTCCATTTGGGAGAATAGCAGATATACATGGAATGAAAAAAGTTTTTACTTCTGGAATTATTATTTTTACCATAGCATCTTTTTTATCAGCTATGGCTCCTTCCACCCTTGCACTTATTGGATTTAGGGTGTTACAGGGAATTGGCAGTGCAATGATTTTCGTTACTGGACTTGCCATTATAACATCAGCTTTTCCTCCTCAAGAAAGAGGAAAAGCAATTGGAATAAATATTGCAGCAGTTTACACTGGACTTTCTCTCGGACCAGTTTTAGGAGGTCTTATAACTCATTATATTGGCTGGAGAAGTTTATTCTATTTAATGGTACCGTTTGGTTTACTGGTAATTGTTCTGGTATTCTGGAAATTGAGGGAACAGGAATGGGCAGCGTGTAAAGGAGAAAAATTTGATTTACCTGGTTCAGTGATTTACAGTACGGCTCTTGTACTGGTTATATTTGGATTTTCATCGCTTCCTGACATATGGGGAATAGCGGCTATAATTGCAGGTGTTTTATTATTTTTAGGATTCATCAGGTTAGAATTGAGTATAGCTAGTCCTGTGCTGGATATGACGTTATTCTTTAAAAATAGGGCATTTGCTTTCTCTAACATGGCTGCACTTATAAATTACAGTGCTACATTTGCAGTTACATTCCTTTTAAGCCTTTATTTACAGTATGTAAAAGGATTAAGCGCGCAAAATGCAGGTCTAATTTTGATAGCCCAACCGATAATGATGGCCATAATAACTCCTTTTGCAGGTAGGCTCTCAGATCGTTATGAACCACGTATCATGGCATCTGTAGGAATGGCACTGGTGACATTGGGACTTTTAATTTTTGCAGTTATAAGCGCACAGACGACATTTGAATATATAATAATTGGATTGATTGTACTTGGCATTGGATTTGGGCTTTTTTCTTCCCCCAATACAAATGCCATTATGGGATCTGTGGAAAGAAGATTTTTTGGTGTAGCTTCAGCAACAGTAAGTACCATGCGTTTGGTGGGTCAAGTTTTAAGTATGGGAATAGCTATGTTGATCTTTGCTCTGTTAATTGGTAGGGTGCAGATATTACCTGCACAGTACCCTGCTTTAATTCAAAGTATACAGATAACCTTTATCATATTTGCGGTACTCTGTTTTGGAGGTATTTTTGCGTCAATGGCTAGAAAATAA
- a CDS encoding ACT domain-containing protein, whose protein sequence is MKLKQVSIFLENKKGRLWNALSILRESGMNIRALSIADTSEFGILRIIVPDPEKAKKTLEAGNFVVKITDVIAVEVPDTPGGLEGILEVLNKSDTNVEYIYAFVEKKAEKAVVVLRTEDIDEGIAALKEGGAAVLSPEEVYEL, encoded by the coding sequence ATGAAATTAAAACAGGTATCTATATTTTTAGAAAATAAAAAAGGGAGACTATGGAACGCACTGAGTATTCTAAGGGAATCAGGGATGAATATACGTGCTCTCTCAATTGCAGATACATCTGAGTTTGGGATTTTAAGAATTATAGTCCCTGACCCTGAAAAGGCAAAAAAAACACTTGAAGCTGGCAATTTTGTAGTTAAAATAACTGATGTAATTGCAGTAGAAGTTCCAGATACTCCCGGTGGACTTGAAGGAATTCTTGAAGTATTAAATAAATCGGATACTAACGTGGAATACATATATGCATTTGTTGAAAAGAAAGCAGAAAAAGCAGTAGTTGTACTGCGTACTGAAGATATCGATGAAGGTATTGCCGCTTTAAAAGAGGGTGGAGCCGCAGTTCTCTCACCTGAAGAAGTTTATGAGTTATAA
- a CDS encoding phenylacetate--CoA ligase family protein: protein MIWNKEAECMSENDKEALQLKRLQAVVKRAYENVPYYRKRFDEAGVKPEDIKTLKDIEKLPFTTKTDLRDAYPFGMFAVPEDEIVEVHTTSGTTGKPTVSGYTVKDLDLWGEVIARALGMAGAGKKDIIQNAYGYGLFTGGMGVHYGAQKIGATVVPISAGNTMRQLEIMEDFGSTVLTCTPSYALYLGEMAQREGISKESIKLKAGVFGAEMWTEEMRNEIEKRLNLTALNIYGLTEVIGPGVAMECEDKNGLHISDDHFYPEIVDSKTLETIPEGEKGELVLTTLTREGMPVIRFRTKDVTALRKGKCSCGRTLIKMDRITGRTDDMLKIRGVIVFPSQIEKALLKIEDLEPHYQIVVTRPQHLDELEVQVETSEKFFSDEVKHVEEIKKMIEDRIHSEIGLRVNVTLVEPQSLPRSEGKAVRVIDKREI from the coding sequence ATGATCTGGAATAAAGAAGCAGAGTGCATGTCAGAAAATGATAAAGAAGCACTACAACTTAAAAGACTACAAGCCGTTGTAAAGAGAGCATATGAAAATGTTCCATATTACAGAAAGCGTTTTGATGAAGCAGGTGTTAAGCCAGAAGATATTAAAACTCTTAAAGATATTGAAAAACTTCCATTTACCACTAAAACTGATTTAAGGGATGCTTACCCCTTTGGAATGTTTGCAGTTCCTGAAGATGAGATAGTGGAAGTACATACTACATCAGGGACAACGGGAAAACCAACAGTCTCAGGATACACGGTAAAAGATCTGGATTTATGGGGAGAAGTTATTGCACGGGCCTTAGGAATGGCCGGAGCTGGAAAAAAGGATATAATTCAGAATGCTTATGGTTATGGACTTTTTACAGGTGGAATGGGAGTACATTATGGTGCACAAAAAATAGGGGCTACAGTAGTACCTATTTCTGCTGGAAATACTATGAGACAGCTTGAAATTATGGAAGATTTTGGATCAACTGTACTAACATGTACACCGTCATATGCACTTTATCTGGGTGAAATGGCTCAACGAGAAGGAATCAGCAAAGAATCAATAAAATTGAAAGCAGGAGTATTTGGGGCTGAGATGTGGACTGAAGAAATGCGGAACGAGATAGAAAAAAGGCTTAATCTCACTGCGCTTAACATTTATGGGTTGACTGAGGTAATTGGTCCGGGGGTGGCTATGGAATGTGAGGATAAAAACGGGCTGCACATATCTGATGATCATTTTTACCCTGAGATCGTTGATTCTAAAACACTTGAAACAATACCTGAAGGAGAAAAAGGAGAGCTTGTCTTAACAACATTAACAAGGGAGGGCATGCCTGTAATTCGTTTCCGTACAAAGGATGTTACAGCTTTAAGAAAGGGAAAATGTTCCTGCGGAAGGACACTTATCAAAATGGATAGAATCACAGGGCGTACCGACGACATGCTTAAAATTAGGGGAGTAATTGTATTCCCATCACAGATTGAAAAAGCGCTGCTTAAGATTGAAGATCTTGAACCGCACTACCAGATTGTGGTTACAAGGCCGCAGCACCTGGATGAACTTGAAGTTCAGGTTGAAACATCTGAAAAGTTCTTTTCAGATGAAGTAAAACATGTAGAAGAAATCAAAAAGATGATAGAGGACCGTATCCACAGTGAAATTGGACTTAGAGTTAATGTAACTCTTGTTGAACCACAATCACTTCCAAGAAGTGAAGGTAAAGCTGTTAGGGTTATTGATAAAAGGGAAATTTAA
- a CDS encoding superoxide dismutase — MAKGFYELPELDYGYKDLEPHISEQQLKIHHQKHHQAYVDAANAIFKLYDEAREKGEDFDVKAKAKELAFNAGGHQLHTLFWKNMGPADKNGGEPTGTIAEYIKKDFGSFERFKKEFSQAAITTEGSGWAVVTLCKSTDRLIILQLEKHSVNTAPRWPPLMVLDVWEHAYYLDYKNVRPDFVAAFWNIVNWDEVNTRVDAWLKG, encoded by the coding sequence ATGGCAAAGGGATTTTATGAATTACCTGAATTAGATTATGGATATAAAGATTTAGAACCGCATATTTCTGAACAACAGCTTAAAATACACCACCAAAAACATCATCAAGCTTATGTAGATGCTGCAAATGCTATTTTTAAATTGTATGATGAAGCAAGGGAAAAAGGCGAAGATTTTGATGTTAAAGCTAAAGCAAAGGAACTTGCATTCAATGCAGGTGGACACCAGCTTCATACGCTATTTTGGAAGAATATGGGACCTGCTGATAAAAATGGCGGTGAACCAACTGGCACAATAGCTGAATACATAAAAAAAGATTTTGGCAGCTTTGAAAGGTTCAAAAAAGAGTTTTCACAGGCTGCTATAACTACAGAAGGTTCTGGATGGGCAGTTGTTACTCTGTGTAAAAGTACGGATAGGCTGATTATACTACAGCTTGAAAAACACAGTGTAAATACCGCTCCTAGGTGGCCTCCGCTTATGGTACTGGATGTGTGGGAACATGCTTACTACCTGGATTACAAAAATGTCCGACCAGACTTTGTTGCAGCCTTCTGGAACATAGTAAACTGGGATGAGGTCAATACTCGAGTTGATGCCTGGTTAAAAGGTTAA
- a CDS encoding peroxiredoxin: MGHKVKIYEVRKTKKTDEAGGMPLIGDPFPKIKNVKTTQGIIKLPKEYKGKWFILFSHPADFTPVCTTEFLEFQRHYIDFKLLNCELIGLSVDQVTSHLKWIEWIKENFNIRIEFPVIADNGEIASKLGLIHPAKGTNTVRAVIIVDPEGIIRAMIYYPQELGRNLSEIVRAVEGLRIADDEKVAIPADWPLNRRFGSNVIVPPAQSQEEIIERKQKVQEGEYACIDWWLCHKPWFKKYKTSEWKEL, from the coding sequence ATGGGACATAAAGTAAAAATATATGAGGTACGGAAAACCAAAAAAACCGACGAAGCTGGAGGAATGCCGCTTATCGGTGATCCATTTCCAAAAATTAAGAATGTTAAAACAACTCAGGGTATAATAAAGCTTCCCAAAGAGTATAAAGGTAAATGGTTTATCCTTTTCAGTCATCCTGCTGACTTTACACCTGTTTGTACCACCGAATTTTTAGAATTTCAAAGACATTATATCGATTTTAAATTACTGAACTGTGAACTAATTGGGCTCAGTGTTGATCAGGTTACTTCGCACCTTAAATGGATAGAATGGATCAAAGAAAATTTCAATATCCGAATTGAATTTCCAGTAATTGCTGACAACGGTGAAATTGCAAGTAAACTTGGCTTAATTCACCCTGCAAAGGGAACAAATACAGTAAGGGCTGTTATAATAGTTGATCCAGAGGGAATAATAAGGGCAATGATTTACTATCCTCAAGAGCTTGGAAGAAATCTCAGCGAGATAGTGCGGGCAGTAGAAGGACTTAGAATTGCAGATGATGAGAAAGTAGCAATTCCGGCTGACTGGCCATTAAACAGAAGGTTTGGAAGTAATGTAATAGTTCCACCAGCACAGAGTCAAGAAGAAATCATCGAAAGAAAGCAAAAAGTGCAGGAAGGAGAATATGCATGTATCGACTGGTGGTTGTGCCATAAACCATGGTTTAAAAAATATAAGACTTCAGAATGGAAAGAATTATAG
- a CDS encoding ferritin — translation MIKENVLNALNYQLNAELYSAYLYLSMEAYFESIELAGFGNWMRVQAQEEMTHAMKFYDYIVQRGERVILSSIEEPPAEWESPQAAFEHVYKHEQKVTGLINALVDLALSESDHATNNFLQWFVAEQVEEEESANAVLQKVKLTGESASSLFMLDSELGQRVFTPPATTKG, via the coding sequence ATGATTAAAGAAAATGTTTTGAATGCTTTAAACTACCAATTAAATGCTGAACTTTACTCGGCATATCTTTATTTATCAATGGAAGCATATTTTGAATCTATTGAACTTGCCGGCTTTGGAAACTGGATGAGGGTTCAGGCACAGGAAGAAATGACCCATGCAATGAAATTTTATGATTACATTGTACAGAGGGGAGAAAGGGTAATTTTATCTTCTATAGAAGAACCTCCAGCTGAATGGGAATCTCCTCAAGCGGCATTTGAACATGTTTACAAACATGAACAGAAAGTTACAGGTTTAATAAATGCGTTGGTAGACTTAGCACTGTCTGAAAGTGATCATGCGACAAATAACTTCCTGCAGTGGTTTGTGGCAGAACAGGTTGAAGAAGAAGAGTCAGCAAATGCTGTACTTCAAAAAGTTAAACTCACAGGTGAGTCTGCAAGCAGTTTGTTCATGCTTGACAGCGAACTTGGACAGAGGGTATTCACGCCTCCTGCAACAACTAAAGGGTAG